In Arcobacter sp. F2176, a single window of DNA contains:
- the miaA gene encoding tRNA (adenosine(37)-N6)-dimethylallyltransferase MiaA, translated as MKEIAIIGATASGKTGLSIELAHKTNSIILSLDSLSVYKEIDIASAKPTLKERDGIIHFGIDEVFVNESFDVVEFLQCYKKAKEFAKQNEKNLIIVGGTGFYLKILIEGISEGVGEDVKLDMPHEDIYKMLFDLDKTYMEKIASNDRYRIQKAYSIYKKSGLTPSQYFIENPKKPLSPELKLFEIYWDREELKKRIALRTKQMIKDGVIDEVLFLEKKYTRKPNAMSSIGILETLEFIDGKLTKEQLEEKISLNTSKLAKRQNTFNKSQFNQLQETNIIENLNSDILKYFTV; from the coding sequence ATGAAAGAAATAGCAATCATAGGCGCAACAGCTTCAGGAAAAACTGGTTTATCAATAGAGTTAGCCCATAAAACTAACTCTATAATCTTATCTTTAGATTCACTTTCTGTTTATAAAGAAATAGATATAGCCTCTGCTAAACCTACGCTTAAAGAGCGTGATGGAATCATACATTTTGGTATCGATGAAGTTTTTGTAAATGAGAGTTTTGATGTGGTTGAATTTTTGCAATGTTATAAGAAAGCTAAAGAATTCGCAAAACAAAATGAAAAAAATCTTATTATCGTAGGTGGGACAGGCTTTTACCTTAAAATATTAATTGAAGGTATAAGTGAAGGTGTAGGAGAAGATGTAAAACTTGATATGCCCCATGAAGATATTTATAAAATGCTTTTTGATTTAGATAAAACATATATGGAAAAAATAGCTTCAAATGATAGATATCGTATACAAAAAGCTTATTCTATTTATAAAAAAAGTGGCTTGACTCCTAGCCAATATTTCATAGAAAATCCAAAAAAACCACTCTCCCCAGAGCTTAAACTTTTTGAGATATATTGGGATAGAGAAGAGTTAAAAAAAAGAATAGCTCTTCGTACAAAACAGATGATAAAAGATGGAGTAATAGATGAAGTTCTTTTTTTAGAGAAAAAATATACAAGAAAACCAAATGCGATGAGTTCTATTGGTATTCTTGAGACATTAGAATTCATTGATGGTAAACTTACAAAAGAACAACTAGAAGAAAAGATATCCTTAAATACTTCAAAACTAGCAAAAAGACAAAATACTTTTAACAAATCACAATTTAATCAATTACAAGAGACAAATATTATAGAGAACTTAAATTCAGATATTCTTAAGTATTTTACAGTATAA
- the rpmE gene encoding 50S ribosomal protein L31 has protein sequence MRKEIHPDYKACVVTCSCGNTFETKSNVETMRIDICSACHPFFTGEQKIVDAAGRVEKFKAKYAQK, from the coding sequence GTGAGAAAAGAAATTCACCCAGACTACAAAGCTTGTGTTGTAACTTGTTCTTGTGGAAATACTTTCGAAACAAAATCAAATGTTGAAACAATGAGAATCGATATTTGTTCAGCTTGTCACCCATTCTTTACAGGTGAGCAAAAAATCGTTGATGCTGCTGGTAGAGTAGAGAAATTCAAAGCTAAATACGCACAAAAATAA
- the mqnP gene encoding menaquinone biosynthesis prenyltransferase MqnP yields MNNILKKLNDFSELVMFKHSIFSLPFIFIAMVVAANGWFGWRLFFLGILAAVTARNFAMAFNRYLDRDIDSLNPRTENRPNVDGRLSAKSILTFTLLNALGFIIVAAFVNKLALILAVPILLVIGSYSYFKRFSYLAHLILGVSLGLAPIAGVVAISETITLWSICLSIGVMFWVAGFDLLYSLQDIDVDKKLGLHSVPSVFGAKNTMLFSKIAHSFTVLFWLLFVINSGSGAFAYLAVIVSAVMLSYEHYLVNKDFRKIDKAFFTVNGYLGIIFFILILIDTITK; encoded by the coding sequence ATGAATAATATATTGAAAAAACTTAATGATTTTAGTGAACTAGTTATGTTCAAACACTCGATTTTCTCACTACCTTTTATATTTATAGCGATGGTTGTAGCAGCAAATGGTTGGTTTGGATGGAGATTGTTTTTTTTAGGAATTTTAGCAGCAGTTACAGCTAGAAATTTTGCGATGGCATTTAACAGATACCTAGATAGAGATATTGATTCTTTAAATCCAAGAACAGAAAATAGACCAAATGTTGATGGAAGATTATCAGCTAAGTCAATTTTGACTTTTACTCTTCTAAATGCCCTTGGATTTATAATTGTTGCAGCTTTTGTAAATAAACTTGCTTTAATCTTAGCTGTTCCTATTTTACTAGTGATTGGTTCATACTCATATTTTAAAAGATTTTCTTATCTTGCGCACCTTATTTTAGGTGTTTCTTTAGGACTAGCTCCAATTGCTGGAGTTGTAGCCATTAGTGAAACTATTACTTTATGGTCTATTTGTTTAAGTATTGGGGTTATGTTTTGGGTTGCTGGGTTTGATTTACTTTACTCTCTACAAGATATAGATGTGGATAAAAAACTAGGACTTCATTCCGTACCAAGTGTTTTTGGGGCAAAAAATACTATGCTATTTTCAAAGATAGCACATAGTTTTACAGTTTTATTTTGGCTTTTATTTGTAATAAACTCTGGAAGTGGTGCTTTTGCATATTTAGCTGTAATAGTTAGTGCTGTAATGTTAAGTTATGAACACTACTTAGTAAATAAAGATTTTAGAAAAATAGATAAGGCATTTTTTACTGTAAATGGATATTTAGGTATAATTTTCTTTATATTAATACTAATCGATACTATCACAAAATAG
- a CDS encoding carbon-nitrogen hydrolase family protein produces MDPKHIDKIELVYLKKEDHNSICSLMEDEYRHLDESSWSKEEFESLIEKFPNGQVAIKIDGEFAGFALSIIVDYTKFDDTHSYKEITGNYTFDTHNDNGNMLYGVDVFINKKYRGLRLGRRLYDFRKELCEELNLKGIIFGGRIPNYAKYADEITPKEYIQKVKEREIYDPVLNFQLSNDFYVKRVIKNYLEGDIDSKEYACLLAWNNIYYAKPTIKPMAQKKVIRLGLIQWQMRLYKNYEEVIEQAEYFIDAVSGYRSDFALFPEFFNAPLMAEFNHLSEADAIRELAKYTERFKEDFSRLAIAYNINIITGSMPELIDGTLNNVGFVCKRDGEIEKYAKIHVTPDEQKVWGLKGSDKIKAFDTDCGKIGVLICYDSEFPELSRLLAKEGMDILFVPFLTDTQNGYSRVKICAQARAIENECYVAIAGCVGNLPKVENMDIQYAQSAVFTPCDFAFPANGIKAESTPNTEMILIADVDLELLTELHSLGSVNNLKDRRTDIYDVIRV; encoded by the coding sequence ATGGATCCAAAACATATTGATAAAATTGAATTAGTTTATTTAAAAAAAGAAGATCACAACTCTATTTGCTCTTTAATGGAAGATGAATATCGTCATCTTGATGAATCATCTTGGAGTAAAGAAGAGTTTGAATCCTTAATAGAAAAATTTCCAAATGGACAAGTTGCAATAAAAATTGATGGGGAGTTTGCAGGTTTTGCCCTTAGTATTATAGTTGATTATACAAAGTTTGATGATACACATAGTTATAAAGAAATTACTGGTAATTATACCTTTGACACTCATAATGATAATGGAAATATGCTCTATGGAGTAGATGTTTTTATTAATAAAAAGTATAGAGGTTTAAGACTTGGTCGAAGATTATATGATTTTAGAAAGGAGCTTTGTGAAGAGCTTAACTTAAAAGGAATAATTTTTGGAGGAAGAATTCCAAATTATGCTAAATATGCAGATGAAATAACACCAAAAGAGTATATACAAAAAGTAAAAGAGCGAGAGATTTATGACCCAGTACTTAATTTTCAACTTTCTAATGACTTTTATGTAAAAAGAGTAATAAAAAATTATCTTGAAGGTGATATTGATAGTAAAGAGTATGCTTGTTTATTAGCTTGGAATAACATCTATTATGCAAAACCAACGATAAAACCAATGGCACAGAAAAAAGTCATAAGATTGGGACTTATTCAATGGCAAATGAGACTTTATAAAAACTACGAAGAAGTAATCGAACAAGCTGAATATTTTATAGATGCCGTATCTGGATATAGAAGTGACTTTGCACTTTTTCCAGAATTTTTCAATGCTCCATTAATGGCAGAATTTAATCACCTAAGTGAAGCAGACGCCATACGAGAACTTGCAAAATATACGGAGAGATTTAAAGAAGACTTCTCAAGACTTGCCATTGCATATAATATAAATATCATCACAGGAAGTATGCCAGAACTTATTGATGGAACACTCAATAATGTAGGTTTTGTGTGTAAAAGAGATGGTGAAATAGAAAAATATGCCAAAATACATGTAACACCAGATGAACAAAAAGTTTGGGGACTTAAAGGCTCAGATAAAATAAAAGCCTTTGATACAGATTGTGGGAAAATTGGAGTACTTATTTGTTATGATAGTGAGTTCCCAGAGTTAAGTAGACTTCTAGCAAAAGAAGGGATGGATATACTATTTGTACCATTTTTAACGGATACTCAAAATGGTTACTCAAGAGTAAAAATTTGTGCCCAAGCAAGAGCTATAGAAAATGAGTGTTATGTAGCAATCGCTGGTTGTGTAGGGAACTTGCCAAAAGTTGAAAATATGGATATCCAATACGCCCAATCAGCAGTATTTACCCCTTGTGATTTTGCATTTCCAGCAAATGGTATAAAAGCTGAATCAACACCAAATACTGAGATGATACTTATAGCTGATGTTGATTTAGAGCTTTTAACAGAACTTCATAGTTTAGGTAGTGTAAACAACCTAAAAGATAGAAGAACAGATATTTATGATGTAATAAGAGTATAG
- the rsmI gene encoding 16S rRNA (cytidine(1402)-2'-O)-methyltransferase: MLTLVPTPIGNLEDISKRALDALLEAELIFCEDTRVTKKLLTLFASKYNLIFPCTDFKSFHSHNEQQVLKTLSKDMFDKNIVYVSDAGMPCVSDPGATLVEYAIQNDIKYDVIPGANAVLTAFAMSGFEHTEFTFFGFLAHKGVERKEKLQKVMNSEILPILYESPHRLLKLLEELKDIDENRTIFLAKELTKQYQTTFKDSAINLYTKIKETTIKGEWVVIIEPISTTGKNLSLEDIKELDLAPKVKAKLLSKLTGEKIKDIYQKLLDEN; encoded by the coding sequence ATGCTAACTTTAGTTCCAACTCCAATAGGAAACTTAGAAGATATTTCTAAGCGTGCACTTGATGCCCTATTGGAAGCGGAACTTATTTTTTGTGAAGATACAAGAGTAACAAAAAAACTTCTAACACTTTTTGCTTCAAAATACAATCTAATTTTTCCTTGTACAGATTTTAAATCATTTCATTCACATAATGAACAACAAGTTTTAAAAACATTATCAAAAGATATGTTTGATAAAAATATTGTATATGTAAGTGATGCTGGTATGCCTTGTGTTTCAGACCCAGGAGCAACTTTGGTAGAATATGCCATACAAAATGATATAAAATATGATGTTATCCCAGGAGCCAATGCAGTTTTAACAGCCTTTGCCATGAGTGGATTTGAACATACAGAATTTACTTTTTTTGGTTTCTTAGCCCATAAAGGTGTTGAGAGAAAAGAGAAACTACAAAAAGTAATGAATAGTGAAATCCTACCAATTTTATATGAATCACCACATAGACTTTTGAAACTTTTAGAAGAGTTAAAAGATATTGATGAAAATAGAACTATTTTTTTAGCAAAAGAGTTAACAAAACAATACCAAACAACTTTTAAAGATAGTGCAATAAATCTTTATACTAAAATTAAAGAAACAACTATAAAAGGTGAATGGGTAGTAATCATTGAACCCATTTCAACTACTGGGAAAAATCTAAGTTTAGAAGATATAAAAGAGCTTGATTTAGCACCAAAAGTAAAAGCAAAACTTTTATCTAAATTAACTGGTGAAAAAATCAAAGATATCTATCAAAAACTTTTAGACGAAAACTAA